CTTTCTTTAAGGTTTCAAGTGTCGGATTTTGATTTTTTCTTGTCTCAATTTTAAAAGTAATTTTATTTAGCGAACGAATCCATTATTTCGTGTTAAAATGTAAAGTTATTTCATTTACTTTAACCCATTCTACGATGTATGATTTTTTGAGTGGACTTAGAAAATTTACTTTCAATTTTTTCTCATCAGAAAAATTTACTATAGCACACCAAATGGGACCCCCAAATATATAATTTCTTCTGTTCTTTGTTTTTGTAGTTACAGTAATTATTAAGTTTTCTGGTGTAGTATATTCATGTATATATTCACCGTCATGCTCTGGCATTTTTATCAAATCTCTTTTAAGTAATTGAACCTGTTCATTTTTTCTCAAAACCTCAAAGGGCTTCTTTTTGTTTTCCATTTTTTTACTTTATTAAATCATCAATACTCATCTCAATGGTTTTTGCAACCTTCTAAATTTTTGAAGTTTTATATGATACATCTATTAAAAAGCTCTAAACCCTAAAAACTAAACTCTAAAATAATTACTTTTTCTCGATTACTTTGATTCCCAATTCCTTTAACTGCTTTTCCGAAATTTCCGCAGGTGCATCCATCATTAAATCCCGGCCGTCGCCTGTTTTTGGAAACGAAAACACTTCACGAATGTTTGGCTCACCCGTAAGCAAAGTAACCAATCTATCTAACCCCCAAGCAATACCGCCATGAGGCGGTGTACCGTAACCTAGAGCTGTAAGCATATGCCCAAAGTTAGAAGAAATTTTTTCTTCTGAAAAACCCATAATTTCAAAAACTTTCTTTAGCAGTTCTGGTTTATGGTTACGAATACTGCCACCGCCGATTTCGAAACCATTTAAAGCTATATCGTATTGCGTGGTTAAAATTTTATCTATATTTTCTTTATTCATTAGCCATTCTATATGTTCATCTTTTGGTTTAGAAAACGGATTATGTGTAAACGTCCACTTCTTCGCTCCTTCGGAGCTTCGAAGTGCAGGCACTTTCTTATCCTCTTTAATTTCTTCAAAAAAAGGAAAGTCAACCACCCAACAAAAAGCTAACAGATCTTTATCATTTTTATTTTTTCTTAAGTCCGGTCGGTCGGTGCCATATTTTTCCATAGCTTCGGCGTAACTGACTCTGGGGAAAGGAGTTTCTTGTATTTTTTTATTTGGAAAGAGTTCTTTTATCAAGTTAGTCAGTAAAGATTCATTTAGGGCCATAACATCTTCTCTTTCCACAAAAGACATTTCTAAATCCAGCTGGGTAAATTCTGGTTGTCTGTCTCCCCTAGTGTCTTCGTCTCTGAAACATCTGGCAATTTGAAAATACCTTTCGAACCCCGCCACCATTAAAAGTTGTTTATATTGTTGCGGACTTTGAGGTAAGGCATAAAACTTGCCGTTTTGTAAGCGCGAAGGTACCACATAATCGCGGGCGCCTTCGGGAGTCGATTTAGTTAAAATAGGAGTTTCTATTTCTACAAATTCTTTTTTAGCAAGCCAGTTTCTAATAAATTGAATTATCTGGAAACGCGTGCAAATATTTTTTTGAAGCCTATCTCGGCGCAAATCTAGATAACGATATTTCATTCGTGTGTCCTCCCCTATTTCTAAACCGTCTGTATCCAAAGCAAAAGGCGGAGTTAGGCTCTCATTTAAAATTTTAAGCGCAGTAACTTGAAGTTCTACCTCGCCTGTAGGAATTTCCGAATTTATCATACCCTTGGGGCGTTCGGAAACTTGGCCTTCCAATTGCACCACAAAGCCCGTACGCAGGCTATCACCCAGTTTATGTAGTTCAGTATTATTTGGCAAAAAGACGCATTGTAAGACGCCAGTTCTATCTTTAACGTCTATAAAGATAAGCTTGCCGTGGTCGCGCCTGCCCCAAATCCAGCCGTAAACACTAACACTTTGCCCCTTGTTTTCAGGGGTTTTAGATATCAAAATCCGTTGCATATAGCATTTATTCTAGCTTTTTTGTATTGAATTATCAAACACGAGGTTCTGTAGTTGGCTCAACAATACCCACAGGGAAAAACCTGTGGGTATTTTTTTGATAGAATTTGAGGTTGAGTTGGTGATTTTTTAGAACTTGAGATTCAAAGCCTGTTCTAGCTTAACAAATTTTCTTTCATGTTCCTCAATAATTTTTCTCACATCTAGTTTCTTTTCCAAATCATCAAACCGCCGATCAAGGCGTTTATCTTGGTTTTCAAATGCAACAGCGACTATTCTAGCCAGCTTTTCAGTCTGCTCATCGGTATAGCTTTTGAGTTCTTTAGTGAGTTCTTTAGTTTGAACGCCCAATAATTGTTGGATGTCTTTTTTAGTTAAGTTAACCATAGATTCATTTTACTGCCATGTATAAATAAAAGTCAAAGTTTATTTAACTGGTTAGTTTGTCTTTGTCGGCTCAATCGGTTTTTTGGTTTATATTATTCTTTCTGGCGTATTCTTCGGTTGGAATTGTGATGCTAAATGTACTGCCTTTGTCTTTACCTTCTGATTCGCCTTTTATAATACCTTTATGAGCTTCGGTCATAAGTTTAGCCACATACAAACCCAAACCTGTGCCTTCGGTATACATCAATCGCCCGCCTTCGCCTCGCTCAAATTTTCTAAACAACCTGCTTTTACCTTCGGGAGTCATACCTACGCCTGTATCTTGCACTTTATAAACCAAATAATTATTTTCTAAACGCAGGCTAACATTTACGTTGCCTTTGGCCGTATATTTTATAGAATTATCTATAAAATTAATAACCACTTGGCGAATTTTATCGGCATCAGCCCAAGCCCTGGGCAGGCCGTGCGGTTTTATCCAAGCGAGTTTTAAACCTTTATTTTCGGCCATAGCTTTTAGATCAAAAACTGTATCGTCTATCATTTGGGCTATATCCACCGGTCCAAACGTATAAATTATTCGGCCATCCTCTATGCGGTTTAGGTTTAAAAGATCATTCACCAAAACTATTAAACGCTCGGCCGATTGAAAAACTTTTTCCAAAGTTGCGCTTTGAATTTCTTGAAGTTTGCCGTAACTGCCTTCTATCATCATAGAGATATAGCCTTTAATGGCAGTAAGCGGAGTGCGCAGTTGGTGCGAAACTATAGAAAGAAACTCTGATTTAGCTTCGTCCACTCTTTTAAGTTCATCGTTAGCTATCGATAACTGTATACTCATTTTTTCTAATTTTTCTCTTTGTTCCACTTCTTTAATAACGCTCCTTATTAGTAAAACTCCAGCAAAAGCAGTTAGTATAAATATACCGCCATTTATTACAAAATCTTGCAGTGTAGACGAGGTTGTCGTTCTAATAAGCAGAAAAACCCATATAGAAAAAGTTAATAATTCTGTGGCTACAACTTTAGAATTAAAAAGGTTATGTTTAAGCATGGCATAGCCAAAAAAAACTGGAAAAGCTGCAACTAGGAAGTTGCCGTAGGGTGGTACGGGAATGTTGTACCATAAAAAAAAGTTTGTTAGTCCCCCTCCAAAACCAAATATTGATCCTAAAATCACATAAAATGCCCGTCCTTTAATTTCTAAGGATGATTTTTTATATGTTTTTATTAATAGTGTTAAGGCATAGCTAACCAATAAGCCGTACACAGAAGCAAGGTAAAAATGATATAAAATGCCTGGTTCCGGCCAAAATGGAAAAGATAACTTTGGTACTATGTTTTTTATAAATAAATCCGGAAATATTAAAGAAAGTATTATTATAAGAAAGGTTAAGCCATAGACTAACTTTAGGATACGTTTTTCTGTTTCTTTTTTAAGAATTAAAATGATCCAGTGGAAATAAAATGCCGGAATTAAAGTAGAACCAATGGAAAATACTTTTATCCAGAAAGAGGCTGTTTCGTAACTGGTACTCAATAACCACTGCCAATAGCCCAACGACCAGATAACCATGCCTGTCATCAATAAAAAAAATACGCGATTGATTTTATCGCGCCAGTTTTTATAAATAATAAACAAAGCAAAGCTTAAAGAAGCAATGCCATTTATCAATCCAGAAATAGCAAAAATTTCCATTTATTTTTTAGCTATTAAAACCGCGTGAATTTTTAACGGTTCGCAAATGACCTTGGTATTTTTGGGTTCAAAGCCAGCCGCCAAAGCCATATCAATTAGATCTTGAGGCGTTCTATATATCATTGGCCAACCTACCACGCGCGAAATAAATTTCTGTTCCCGATTGTGAATTATATTAGCTGTTACAAAAATCCCGCCTGTCCGTAAGTATTCGTATATAAACGACAACAAAACTATTGTCTTTGTTTGATTAAAATAATCTAGAAGCCCAACCATTTCAATAATATCAGGGTTTTCACCATTGCGGTAATGCTTATAAAAATTACCAGCAGTATCTATTATCCATGATAAATCGTACTTTTGTAATAAATCCCCTGCTAGACTTTTGCTATAGTCGGCAGCGGCTGGATTTTTATCTAAAAACTTAACTGAAATAGGCCTAGCGGGTAAATTTAGTGCTTGTAAAACTTCTATTACCGCTCTAGCCGAACCAGAAGCTATGCTAAGAATATTTATTGGTCTATTATCGTTGATTTTATTTACAGCATCTATGGCTAGGCTTATTTCTTTTTTTGTTAATTTTAACCTGTTTCTTACAGCTAGGGAGTTATTAAGTACGCCAAACCAAACCAGGTGCGCAATTTTTTGGAATAATCCGTTGGAGGCGTTAGTTCGCCCGTGATTGTAAAGCACTTCTAATGCTCGGTGTGTCGTAGCGTGTTCTATAACTTCTTCGGCTGATTTATGCGATTTTTTTATATAGGTCTGAAAACTTTTAGGTAGCAAATTAAGTACTGATGTTATTACAAAACTCAAAGCTTTTCTGGCAGGACCACTGATCTCATAACCGTTACTCTTATCGTTATCTACAAAAATCTTAACTCCCCGATATTCTCCTATCTGTAAAAGATTATTCATTTTTATTGTTTATTATAACAAAAACACCCGTCTTTTACACGGACGTTAAAGCGAGAATGGATTTTACCATTCACCTATTTTCTTTTGAGGTTTTAAAATTGATACACGAAAATTTTCTTAACTAAACGGTTGTTTTCTCCTAAATTTACCATCCGAACAGGTTGCCTATTTTTAAGTGGAAAACTGCAGGAAATAACCCTGGTGCCAGATGCTAATTCTTTTTCTAGTTTGGATTCTAGTTGATCAAGGATTTTCGGATACAAATACATATAAATACACGTGGCTGTTGTTAGGTTTTCTTTAAAAATATTACCTCTACGGATTTTTATATTCAGGTTCTTATTTATAATCAAATTTATTTTCGCTAAAGTTATGGCAATCAGCGATTTATCTAGGCCAATGTATTTGGCTTCCGGTTCATTGCGAAAGCAGGCCATAAGCACTCGGCCGTCGCCACAGCCCAAATCATAAACTACATCATTGCTTTTTATGGCCATGGTTTTAACCACAGCTTCTAAAGCCTTTCGGGGCAGAGGTACATAAGGTGCTTTTATGTCCTTTATAAAGCTATACGAATATATAATATATAAAATAAAAATTAAAGAAACCGCTACCAAAGTTAATCCCATAAAGACGATATCAAACATAAGTATAGTTTCTTATTTTCTATAAACCCAAAAGATCTCTTTTTGGCCAATAAGGTCAAAATTAAACATCGGGAAGCCGGCGCTAGCAATTATAGCGCCGGTTTTTAATTCTTTTTTAAATTTATCGCCCAATAAGGCGTTTACATAGTTTAACTGAAACAAATAAACAAGGTCGTATTGGCTTAAATCTGTTTTCCAAAAATCCCCTCTTATAATATGCGCATTTTTTAAGCCGGCACGTTTTATTTTGTATCGACTATACCAAACAAGTAGCGGATTAAATTCTATGCCGTAGCTTTCAAAACCCTGTTTGGCAAATTCTATAACTACTCGCCCATCGCCCGAACCTATGTCTACGATCTTTTTAGCATTTTCTTTTTTGGCAATTTCAAATAAATCTTCTAAAACATTTTTTCTATTTTTTCTATAAGACGGCATAAACGGCGCGCCCGTAAAAAGAAGGGGCAAGCCCAAAAGCAAAAAAGCTAAACCCAGCCCAGTTAAAATTATAATTTCTAGAATAACTAAAAATGTCATTGTTGTTTTTCCTTCTTGCACACATCATACATTGAGCATACGATCGTATACTCAATGTATGATTGTTAAATTAGTTTAGGTTATAAATTTTTTCGGCTAAAAGCTGTGAGACAGTTTCTACTTCTTGGCTTGGAGTGATTTTATTTAGCTTAAATGCTCGGCCCACTATAATTTGTGTTCCTTGGTCTAATTTTATATAAACAGGCAGTATGGTAAGTTCGGGTATTTCCAAAGCCAGCACCGCCGCGCCCCTTTTGGGGCGCGGGAGTGAACCAGAGTTATGTCTTTCACCTGTAGGAAAAATTAAAAACACTCCCTTGCTTTGTAATACTTGCCGAGGCTTTCGCAACGAAACAGCTAGCCCTTGGCCATAATACGAAGGAAAAGTTTGCGTCAAAATAAAGAAAGGCCTTAAAAATATATTTTTGTAGTAACGATCATCTACCATAAAAGTTATGGGCAGATAATGCGAGAAAAAAGGAAATAGTGTGCCAATAATTAAAGGATCAAAAAAACCTTGATGATTAGAAATAATCATAAGCGGCCGTGGCAAATTTTTTAAGTTTTCTTGTCCCATAATTTTAAACGAACCAAAAAACCGGCTACAAATAAAAGTAACCAGCCAAACTATTCTTTGGGCAACAGCGTAAACAATTATCATAACTTTTCGGCACTAGCTATTTAGACTTTAAATGATCTATAAAAAGAGTTCCATTTAAGTGATCCACCTCGTGAAGTATTAAGCGCGCCAATAGGCCTTTAACGCGAATTTTAAATTTTTCGCCTTTTTCATCTATAGCTTTTACAGTAACTTTGTCGGCTCGGGGCAGTTCGTGCCATTCGCCGGGCAAACTTAAACAGCCTTCCTCTTCGGAAACCAATTTTTTAGAAATTTGAGTGATTTTTGGATTAATAAAAACTGTATGCCCATCTTTGGCTATTTCCTCGGCGGCTATAAATAAACAAATATTTTTGCCAATTTGCGATGCAGCTAAACCCACGCCATTTTCAGCTTTTAACAAAACTTCTTTCATTTCTTTAATTAGCTTTAAAATTTCCGGCGTGATTTCTTTAACTGGTTCGGACTTTGAGCGCAATATTTTATTTTTTTGACCTGTAATTATTTCCATATTATTTTGGAAAGTCTTTTATTATTTTTCCTATTGGTTTTTTAACTAAGCCTTTTAAAGCTCCAAAAAAGTATTTTCCACGCGCTTCCAAAGGTAAGTTTATTTTTTCTATAACTCTTTTAGCCAGACCCCTTAAATCGCTTTCGTGGTAAAGTTTGGCGATCCCTAAATAGGCTGCGAATTTTTTAGGTTCGCGCATCAAGCGGGAAAGATCTTCGGCTAACAGATGCTCTTTTGAATGAAGCTTTTTGTTAACCTTATTGTTTCTTATTATATCGCCAATGCGCATATTTTGCTTGTTTTTATAGTAGCAATTTACTGGCTATTTGCAAAACAATTAAGTATAATTTGAGCCATGAAGGTAGCATTTGCTGGCACCAGTGAGTTTGCCGTCCCTATATTAAAAACCATAACATCTCAAACAAATTGGGATGTGGCTTTGGTTATTTCCGAACCCGCCAAAGCTTCCGGCAGAAAAAATCAGTTAATAGCTTCCCCTATCTCTAAACTTGCCCAAGAGTTAAATCTAAATTTGTTAACTCCAGTTTCTATTAAGGATATTAAAGAAGATATTTTGAAGTCAAATCTCGATATTTTAGTCGTGGTTTCTTATGGCCAGATTTTGCCAAAAGATATTATATGTTTACCTAAATACAAAACTGTAAATATTCATCCATCGCTTTTGCCGCGCTTGCGCGGGGCTTCGCCCATTCAAACAGCTTTAGCCCAAGGTTTAACCGAAACTGGTGTGTCGCTAATGCTAATAGACGGAAAAGTAGATCACGGCCCAATAATTTCGCAAGAGGTTTTTTTAATTGATCAATCCGAAAATTACTTAACCCTAGAATTTAAATTAGCCCAAATAGGCGCGTCAATGTTTGTGCGCGATTTACCTAAGTATGTTTCGGGTGAACTCCAACCACAACCTCAAGACGATTCTCAAGCAACTTTTACTAAGATGCTTAAGAAAGAAGATGGTTTGGTTGATTGGTCTAAATCAGCCGATGATATTTACAATCAATGGCGCGCCTACCTAAACTGGCCGGGTGTTTATACTTTTTTTAAAGATAAGTCTGGCCGTACTATCCGTCTTAAGCTGATTGAAGTCGAACTTCAATCAGCAGATCAATCAATATATGCGACATCGGATGTCGCATATAGAGTGGGTAAGGTTTTTACAGATGAATCTAAAAATCTTTATATTGCTTGTCGCAAAGACGCAATAAAACTAATTAGAGTTCAGGTAGAAAACTCTAAAGTTTTAACTGCAAGCGAATTCTTAAACGGTCACGGCTATGTAGTGAGTCAAAAATTAGAATAATTTTATCCAAATACCCAATTTAAAAGTTTGTTTTCAATCTTGTTCATTAAGTTTGTATCAGTAATTTTGCCTATTAGTTTATTCTGGGACAGGACATTTCCGTCAATTCTTGTGGCCTGACAAATAACAGCTCTCATTGGTACTCTATAAGTAATGTCGCTATGCAAAAAAGTATAATCACTAATTTTAATTATTTCATTAAATCTGTCTTCAATCATCCCCGATTTAGATAATGGTATTGCAAAAGCCATACTTTTAAACCACGACACTTGATCCAGCCATAATATTGCCGGTCTTGGTTTTGCTATAATGTTTGTGACTATATTTTTATTACCACAAAACTGGCATGGGTAATCTAAAATAGAAAAGGGTCTATTGCATTTTGAGCAACTGATTATTTCTGGAAATTTGGTAACAAAAATAATATCCCATTTATTGAACATAATATCTAAAACGGTAGATCAGATAACACAGCTTTTTCTTCTTCTGAATTTGAATCAGTTCCTTTCGCTATGTCCAGCAGAGAATCCATTTTTGAGTTTTTTACGATTGGCAAATTATAAATAATATCCAAAAGATTCTGTAAACTCAAATTTCCAAAAGAATCGGCCACTTCATCAATAACTAATAGTTTTTCCGGTCCAAGAGATTTAAGTAGCTTTTCCTTAATTGGAATATGCTTTTTTAAATGATATCTTGTATATTTTTTAACGCTATTGGATAGAAGTGGAAATTCCTTCGCTTCAATGTAGTTTAAACTAATCAGCTGGTTAGTATATTTATCTAACTCTACGGAATATGGACCATGTTTATATCTCTTATATTCTATCGAAGTTATTTTAGTTTTTAATTTTTTCATGGCTAACAAATCTGCTAAAAACAAAAGTTTTTGTAGATGAGTTTTTCCTAATATTCCGTCAAGTCTAGAAATAAAATAAAAAACGACCCCAAGAGTATTTTTATCTAATGTTTGCCCAGTTTTCATAGATTTGAACCTTTATCTTATTTAATTATAGCTCTTATGTAACAAGAAACAAAATTGTCGTTACATGAGTTTTTAATTAACCCCCTTTACAATTTTAATCTCCTCTTCCGTTAAGCCGTAAAGTTTATAGACTTCCACATCAATTTTTTTATCAGTTTTTTCTATTTCGGATTTAATTTTATTGTATTCGTTGGAGTTTTTTTCAACTTCGTGTAATTCCTTGTTAAGCAAGAGAATATTGTCCACCAAAATAATGATCTGTTTTTGCTGGTCAGTTGTTGCTTTATAAATTGGGAATCGAGCAAGTTCATTAACTTTAAATTGTGGAAAAATCTTTCTTTGAAATTTA
The nucleotide sequence above comes from bacterium. Encoded proteins:
- the aspS gene encoding aspartate--tRNA ligase is translated as MQRILISKTPENKGQSVSVYGWIWGRRDHGKLIFIDVKDRTGVLQCVFLPNNTELHKLGDSLRTGFVVQLEGQVSERPKGMINSEIPTGEVELQVTALKILNESLTPPFALDTDGLEIGEDTRMKYRYLDLRRDRLQKNICTRFQIIQFIRNWLAKKEFVEIETPILTKSTPEGARDYVVPSRLQNGKFYALPQSPQQYKQLLMVAGFERYFQIARCFRDEDTRGDRQPEFTQLDLEMSFVEREDVMALNESLLTNLIKELFPNKKIQETPFPRVSYAEAMEKYGTDRPDLRKNKNDKDLLAFCWVVDFPFFEEIKEDKKVPALRSSEGAKKWTFTHNPFSKPKDEHIEWLMNKENIDKILTTQYDIALNGFEIGGGSIRNHKPELLKKVFEIMGFSEEKISSNFGHMLTALGYGTPPHGGIAWGLDRLVTLLTGEPNIREVFSFPKTGDGRDLMMDAPAEISEKQLKELGIKVIEKK
- a CDS encoding ATP-binding protein → MEIFAISGLINGIASLSFALFIIYKNWRDKINRVFFLLMTGMVIWSLGYWQWLLSTSYETASFWIKVFSIGSTLIPAFYFHWIILILKKETEKRILKLVYGLTFLIIILSLIFPDLFIKNIVPKLSFPFWPEPGILYHFYLASVYGLLVSYALTLLIKTYKKSSLEIKGRAFYVILGSIFGFGGGLTNFFLWYNIPVPPYGNFLVAAFPVFFGYAMLKHNLFNSKVVATELLTFSIWVFLLIRTTTSSTLQDFVINGGIFILTAFAGVLLIRSVIKEVEQREKLEKMSIQLSIANDELKRVDEAKSEFLSIVSHQLRTPLTAIKGYISMMIEGSYGKLQEIQSATLEKVFQSAERLIVLVNDLLNLNRIEDGRIIYTFGPVDIAQMIDDTVFDLKAMAENKGLKLAWIKPHGLPRAWADADKIRQVVINFIDNSIKYTAKGNVNVSLRLENNYLVYKVQDTGVGMTPEGKSRLFRKFERGEGGRLMYTEGTGLGLYVAKLMTEAHKGIIKGESEGKDKGSTFSITIPTEEYARKNNINQKTD
- a CDS encoding methyltransferase domain-containing protein — its product is MFDIVFMGLTLVAVSLIFILYIIYSYSFIKDIKAPYVPLPRKALEAVVKTMAIKSNDVVYDLGCGDGRVLMACFRNEPEAKYIGLDKSLIAITLAKINLIINKNLNIKIRRGNIFKENLTTATCIYMYLYPKILDQLESKLEKELASGTRVISCSFPLKNRQPVRMVNLGENNRLVKKIFVYQF
- a CDS encoding class I SAM-dependent methyltransferase, which codes for MTFLVILEIIILTGLGLAFLLLGLPLLFTGAPFMPSYRKNRKNVLEDLFEIAKKENAKKIVDIGSGDGRVVIEFAKQGFESYGIEFNPLLVWYSRYKIKRAGLKNAHIIRGDFWKTDLSQYDLVYLFQLNYVNALLGDKFKKELKTGAIIASAGFPMFNFDLIGQKEIFWVYRK
- a CDS encoding lysophospholipid acyltransferase family protein, whose protein sequence is MIIVYAVAQRIVWLVTFICSRFFGSFKIMGQENLKNLPRPLMIISNHQGFFDPLIIGTLFPFFSHYLPITFMVDDRYYKNIFLRPFFILTQTFPSYYGQGLAVSLRKPRQVLQSKGVFLIFPTGERHNSGSLPRPKRGAAVLALEIPELTILPVYIKLDQGTQIIVGRAFKLNKITPSQEVETVSQLLAEKIYNLN
- the def gene encoding peptide deformylase → MEIITGQKNKILRSKSEPVKEITPEILKLIKEMKEVLLKAENGVGLAASQIGKNICLFIAAEEIAKDGHTVFINPKITQISKKLVSEEEGCLSLPGEWHELPRADKVTVKAIDEKGEKFKIRVKGLLARLILHEVDHLNGTLFIDHLKSK
- the fmt gene encoding methionyl-tRNA formyltransferase, whose amino-acid sequence is MKVAFAGTSEFAVPILKTITSQTNWDVALVISEPAKASGRKNQLIASPISKLAQELNLNLLTPVSIKDIKEDILKSNLDILVVVSYGQILPKDIICLPKYKTVNIHPSLLPRLRGASPIQTALAQGLTETGVSLMLIDGKVDHGPIISQEVFLIDQSENYLTLEFKLAQIGASMFVRDLPKYVSGELQPQPQDDSQATFTKMLKKEDGLVDWSKSADDIYNQWRAYLNWPGVYTFFKDKSGRTIRLKLIEVELQSADQSIYATSDVAYRVGKVFTDESKNLYIACRKDAIKLIRVQVENSKVLTASEFLNGHGYVVSQKLE
- a CDS encoding Panacea domain-containing protein, which codes for MKTGQTLDKNTLGVVFYFISRLDGILGKTHLQKLLFLADLLAMKKLKTKITSIEYKRYKHGPYSVELDKYTNQLISLNYIEAKEFPLLSNSVKKYTRYHLKKHIPIKEKLLKSLGPEKLLVIDEVADSFGNLSLQNLLDIIYNLPIVKNSKMDSLLDIAKGTDSNSEEEKAVLSDLPF